The Pelecanus crispus isolate bPelCri1 chromosome 23, bPelCri1.pri, whole genome shotgun sequence genome contains the following window.
tttcattaatggctttttctagttctcttgacacatttgcagtagctcgctctagttttgcaacccctaagcgtgggataaaagctgttacagacaggggGAACGTAGTGCCACGtgccatcagagggctgtaacactttttCCCGTAGCTATCAGTAGCTGggagctccagaggcagaagagatgctggTTCTAACCTGTGTGGGAGGTATTAATGCACTTAGAATCCCCTTTTCACCTCAGATGGAGGGTAAATCCTgaaatgccctttcttcacctatccaatATGGCCCTAGTGCTtgtgcaaatagggcagtctGATCTTCAAAGGAGTCTgaatgatgcaaatgatttcctgtgcaagggttagcatgtgccggattgggctgttcaggtaaaccagtaaggctgggacccagaggagatggctcAGAGCATCAGGATCCTCTAGGCCCGTAGTGGCAGCCAAGTACCATTACCTTTAGTTtgattgtggcttcctgcagaacagcaagtgaatctctctgCGAACATCCACGTTGTCTGGCAGCGTGCAGGGCCggatgaactccctccaggaagaaatggccAGCGTGATGGCTTATTTGAATGGGTTTCACgtaagggcttctggagaatctcccttgcccgctcagtggatgtggtagatgggaaggtttggaggaatgtgtggaggaatggcgattgcctttagggagagctcggggttaggaggaagagggcgGGGCCGCCGTGCCCCCATGACGCGCGCCTTTTGTCATAATGCGCTGGGTGAGGTGAGGCGCTGGCGGCAGCCCGTGCACTTGTCgtccaggaaagccctgggcgGAACGCTGAGGCCGGGCGCCCGAGTGGCCGTAGCGAGCGGTCGGGCCTGGGAGCGCTGCGTGCGAgagagggagcagaggaggagccggggccgcgggggcctcTCCCCATCGTGTGGCCGCCCAGCCGGGCTGCGAGGAGGAGCATGTCGTGCGTCCACTACaagttctcctcccagctgagctatgATACGGTCACCTTCAGCGGCCTCCACATCCCCCTCTGCGACCTCAAGCGCCAGATCATGGGCCGCGAGAAGCTGAAGGCGGCCAACTGcgacctgcagatcagcaacgcCCAGACCAGCGAAGGTGCGTGGGGGTGGTGGGCGCGGGGCCTTGGGCACCTAAAGCtgcctgtttatctgcagatgtgtcctggttttgtctgggccagagttggttttctccctagtagctggtgtggtgctgtggtttggatttagcatgagaataatgttgatagcacactgatgttgtagttgttgctcaggagtgtttgtggcagtcagggacttttccgcttcccatgctctgccaggtgcagaagaagctgtgagggggcagagccgggagagctgacccaaactggccggagggctgttccataccatagggcgtcat
Protein-coding sequences here:
- the LOC142595887 gene encoding E3 ubiquitin-protein ligase RBBP6-like, encoding MSCVHYKFSSQLSYDTVTFSGLHIPLCDLKRQIMGREKLKAANCDLQISNAQTSEEYTDANALIPKNSSVIVRRIPAGGVKGTSKTYVVSRTEPVSGPSKPVRKNTI